One Podarcis raffonei isolate rPodRaf1 chromosome 18, rPodRaf1.pri, whole genome shotgun sequence genomic window carries:
- the LOC128405576 gene encoding transmembrane protein 79-like — protein sequence MATTRSPASPCQLKEFDSVQDSLANIIGQLRDIDPSHLSFSPFLDLDTQISMAPVSDSPESSLEELHSTETEEGGEEGEEEEEGEEEEEGMTSPRPLPGQAFPDPLGQPRLPPPQAPEESDVEQPPMPGADTVAPRLPKETSFLDSVHVVPRCPLPDPKQRSEGGQTGTLTPTSLPPCEHQTWLDMGDGACPVLHHGSSGELTARLEGSGGRQPCSSERMKAVASAFVALLLAPWFLYGSYYFLPLPAPACPDLAGRIALALRCLPVAGLPILLGIVLRAFSALCLDNVGPLGTRSRPFLLHQLFVMGSVDQLSVFALNVVVTATFLPQEHLGLIPILVGLFAVGRCCYWACLHLCSTYRGFGFGLSFFPTVAMSIYNLFCLYHLGLGFLFTTLPDVRNTSTPTLELTMPKR from the exons ATGGCAACCACAAGGAGCCCTGCCAGCCCCTGTCAGCTGAAGGAGTTTGACAGCGTCCAAGATTCCCTTGCCAATATCATCGGCCAGCTCCGAGACATTGACCCGAGCCACCTCTCTTTCTCGCCATTTCTGGACCTTGACACCCAGATTTCAATGGCGCCCGTCTCGGACAGCCCTGAATCGTCTCTGGAGGAGCTGCATTCTACTGAaacagaggagggaggagaagaaggagaagaagaagaagaaggagaagaggaggaagaagggatgaCCTCTCCCAGACCTCTCCCTGGCCAAGCCTTCCCAGACCCTCTGGGTCAACCCAGGCTCCCTCCTCCACAGGCCCCAGAAGAGAGCGACGTGGAGCAGCCCCCCATGCCTGGGGCCGACACTGTGGCCCCCCGCTTGCCCAAAGAGACGTCCTTTTTGGACTCCGTCCACGTCGTGCCACGCTGCCCCCTTCCTGATCCCAAGCAAAGGTCAGAAGGCGGCCAAACCGGGACCCTCACGCCGACCAGTCTGCCTCCCTGCGAACACCAGACCTGGCTGGACATGGGAGATGGTGCATGCCCGGTTTTGCACCATGGCTCCTCAGGAGAGCTGACCGCCCGCTTGGAGGGCAGCGGGGGGCGCCAGCCCTGCTCCAGCGAGCGCATGAAAGCCGTGGCCTCGGCCTTCGTCGCCCTCCTCCTGGCTCCGTGGTTCCTCTATGGAAGCTACTACTTCCTTCCGCTGCCAGCCCCTGCCTGCCCGGATCTTGCCGGCCGGATCGCCTTGGCTCTTCGCTGCCTGCCGGTCGCTGGGCTGCCTATTCTCCTCG GCATTGTTCTGAGGGCTTTTTCTGCCTTGTGCCTGGACAACGTCGGCCCCCTGGGCACTCGCTCTCGGCCCTTCCTGCTCCACCAGCTTTTTGTCATGGGCTCTGTGGACCAGCTCTCCGTCTTTGCCCTCAACGTGGTGGTGACGGCGACATTCCTCCCTCAGGAGCACCTGGGTCTCATCCCGATCCTCGTGGGGCTCTTTGCTGTTGGAAG GTGCTGCTACTGGGCCTGCCTGCACCTCTGTAGCACATACCGTGGGTTCGGGTTCGGCCTCTCCTTCTTCCCGACAGTCGCCATGAGTATCTATAACCTCTTCTGCCTCTACCATCTGGGCTTGGGGTTCCTGTTCACCACCTTGCCCGACGTCCGCAACACATCCACTCCGACGCTCGAACTGACTATGCCCAAGAGATGA